Proteins encoded together in one Micromonospora auratinigra window:
- a CDS encoding golvesin C-terminal-like domain-containing protein, producing the protein MTGSPPTRRDVLRGAVLLGISTAAGGFSLTLPEAALAAAAPSIAGCATWGARNPSSALTTLSANPDKILIHHTDTANSTDYSQAHAFALSRSIQDYHMDSNGWADTGQHFTNSRGGYVTEGRHGSLARLQAGSGIVVGAHCPGQNDKAIGIENEGNYNTVAPPAALYSRLVELCAYICDQYAIPATQIFGHRDFYSTDCPGDVLYAKLPQLRTDVAAALGGPPAFSVIVDNATAGFTASANWSTSASTAGRYGADYRYASPQAVSDAAYFSATIPADGSYRIEVWHPASSAYNAATPHVVLAATGSQTVTLDQRTGGGAWRSLGTFALTAGTRNVVAVSRWSTTGGYVVADAVRITRS; encoded by the coding sequence ATGACCGGATCCCCGCCCACCCGCCGCGACGTCCTGCGCGGCGCGGTGCTGCTCGGCATCAGCACCGCCGCCGGCGGCTTCTCCCTCACACTGCCCGAGGCGGCACTGGCCGCCGCCGCACCGAGCATCGCCGGCTGCGCCACCTGGGGAGCCCGCAACCCGTCGAGCGCGTTGACCACCCTCAGCGCGAACCCGGACAAGATCCTCATCCACCACACCGACACCGCCAACAGCACCGACTACTCCCAGGCGCACGCCTTCGCGCTGTCGCGGTCCATCCAGGACTACCACATGGACAGCAACGGCTGGGCCGACACCGGACAGCACTTCACCAACAGCCGCGGCGGGTACGTCACCGAAGGCCGCCACGGCAGCCTCGCCCGGCTCCAGGCGGGCAGCGGGATCGTGGTGGGGGCGCACTGCCCCGGGCAGAACGACAAGGCGATCGGCATCGAGAACGAGGGCAACTACAACACCGTCGCCCCGCCCGCGGCGCTGTACAGCCGGCTGGTCGAGCTGTGCGCGTACATCTGCGACCAGTACGCCATCCCCGCCACCCAGATCTTCGGCCACCGCGACTTCTACTCCACCGACTGCCCCGGCGACGTCCTGTACGCGAAGCTCCCACAGCTGCGCACCGATGTCGCCGCGGCGCTCGGCGGACCGCCGGCGTTCAGCGTCATCGTGGACAACGCCACCGCCGGTTTCACGGCGAGCGCGAACTGGTCGACGTCGGCGAGTACGGCCGGCCGGTACGGGGCCGACTACCGCTACGCGAGCCCGCAGGCGGTCAGCGACGCGGCGTACTTTTCGGCGACGATTCCGGCGGACGGGTCGTACCGGATCGAGGTGTGGCATCCGGCGTCGAGCGCCTACAACGCGGCCACTCCGCACGTGGTGCTCGCGGCCACCGGCAGCCAGACCGTCACCCTCGACCAGCGTACGGGTGGGGGAGCGTGGCGCAGCCTCGGCACCTTCGCGCTGACCGCCGGAACCCGCAACGTCGTCGCCGTGAGCCGGTGGAGCACCACCGGCGGCTACGTCGTCGCCGACGCCGTCCGCATCACCCGTAGCTGA
- a CDS encoding HAD family hydrolase, whose protein sequence is MTAEPVTTVLFDFAWTLFARDSERWVGNAAASIGRTLADGEAHRFAGDFAELLRETATDSAHIARDLDPRVWDRAILAVLEQIPGVDQALASALHDTHAEAIEPYADTVATLSALRDSGVRIGVVSNVGWDIRTCFARHGLDGHVDAFVLSYEVGFVKPDPRIWGAALEALRATPRQTLMVGDHPAADGGSVSAGIPALILPMVDSPAQQRGFDTVLRLVQVPS, encoded by the coding sequence ATGACCGCGGAGCCGGTGACGACAGTGCTGTTCGACTTCGCCTGGACGCTGTTCGCCAGAGACTCGGAGCGCTGGGTGGGCAACGCGGCGGCATCGATCGGCCGGACATTGGCCGACGGCGAGGCACACCGTTTTGCTGGCGACTTCGCGGAACTGTTGCGGGAGACGGCCACGGATTCGGCCCACATCGCCCGAGATCTGGATCCGCGAGTCTGGGATCGGGCGATCCTCGCCGTCCTGGAACAGATTCCCGGGGTGGACCAGGCGCTGGCATCGGCCTTGCACGACACGCACGCCGAAGCGATCGAGCCGTACGCCGACACCGTCGCCACCCTGTCCGCATTGCGTGACAGCGGTGTTCGCATCGGCGTCGTCAGCAACGTCGGCTGGGACATCCGCACATGCTTCGCACGGCACGGACTCGACGGCCATGTCGATGCGTTCGTACTGTCCTACGAGGTCGGCTTCGTCAAACCGGACCCTCGGATCTGGGGCGCCGCCCTCGAAGCCCTCCGTGCCACACCGCGTCAGACCCTGATGGTCGGTGATCATCCCGCCGCCGACGGCGGATCGGTTTCCGCCGGCATACCAGCGCTGATCCTGCCGATGGTGGATTCACCCGCGCAGCAACGCGGCTTCGATACCGTACTCAGGCTTGTCCAGGTTCCGTCCTGA
- a CDS encoding DUF5984 family protein: MIRFRFELYPLNEVSPWGSNQPTLHWFGLTEGWYWLEAGGHVLLRRTREPRPHPYIDYYLARLWEDVIALIPEVLEPVPDDLQSFISTDPQRWTCDPLEFIHDPDEQGTDDGNADTPDHPVVTAAIWHGRHYLDFGYVRNPPKLRLWRTTRGDSDEITMDWRHQDDGEIGFTADPSVRLSIPTTAYLGAVHTLHHELMRTMGQRVEELERRGGLPGVDLDLVHLRREHEDRRHWLAKNFDRSPTTDWNAVRRGARLLLGDVQKADAPTG, translated from the coding sequence ATGATCAGGTTCCGATTCGAGCTGTACCCACTGAACGAGGTGTCGCCGTGGGGCAGCAACCAGCCGACGCTGCACTGGTTCGGGCTCACCGAAGGCTGGTACTGGCTCGAGGCAGGCGGACACGTGTTGCTGCGCCGCACCCGGGAACCTCGCCCGCATCCCTACATCGACTACTACCTGGCCCGGCTCTGGGAAGACGTCATTGCCCTGATCCCCGAGGTACTGGAGCCGGTACCGGACGATCTGCAGTCGTTCATCTCCACCGACCCCCAGCGATGGACGTGCGACCCACTCGAGTTCATCCACGATCCGGATGAGCAAGGGACCGACGACGGGAACGCGGACACGCCCGACCATCCAGTCGTCACGGCCGCAATATGGCACGGCCGGCACTACCTGGACTTCGGATACGTACGCAATCCTCCCAAGCTCCGGTTGTGGCGCACCACCCGCGGCGACAGCGACGAGATCACCATGGATTGGCGGCACCAGGACGATGGCGAGATCGGCTTCACCGCCGACCCCTCAGTCCGGCTCAGCATCCCCACCACCGCATACCTTGGGGCGGTGCACACCCTCCACCACGAGCTGATGCGCACCATGGGGCAGCGGGTCGAGGAGTTGGAGCGCCGCGGCGGGCTACCTGGCGTGGACCTTGACCTGGTCCATCTGCGGCGGGAGCACGAAGACCGCCGCCATTGGCTTGCAAAGAACTTCGACCGCTCCCCGACGACCGACTGGAACGCTGTCCGCCGAGGTGCCCGCCTGCTGCTCGGCGACGTCCAAAAGGCCGACGCCCCGACGGGCTGA
- a CDS encoding VOC family protein: MVIEVILGSARIMAPCGAPIGPGLQGRLHRQGRGHPDGTSVPSMRMLHLGLRVTDLERSLTFYTTLGYATIGTVPETEFGSLTMLKLPDDPFASLELVHDPARPVGDVSAVNHLVVQVQDVHATVTGLAAKGIDVEPPTELGPGMWTSWLTDPDGYRIELVQWPPGHPAGMTVADFG; encoded by the coding sequence ATGGTCATCGAGGTCATCCTAGGTTCTGCACGGATCATGGCGCCGTGCGGTGCGCCCATCGGACCAGGCCTTCAGGGCCGGCTGCACCGGCAGGGCCGCGGCCACCCGGACGGCACGAGTGTGCCGAGTATGAGGATGTTGCACCTCGGGCTGCGGGTTACTGACCTGGAGCGGTCACTCACCTTCTACACCACGCTCGGCTACGCCACGATCGGAACCGTTCCCGAAACCGAGTTCGGCAGTCTGACGATGCTCAAACTTCCGGACGACCCCTTCGCCAGCCTCGAACTCGTACACGATCCGGCGCGGCCAGTTGGCGACGTCAGCGCCGTCAACCATCTCGTCGTCCAGGTGCAGGACGTCCACGCCACCGTCACCGGTCTGGCGGCCAAGGGCATCGACGTCGAGCCGCCGACCGAGCTGGGGCCGGGAATGTGGACCTCTTGGTTGACCGATCCCGACGGTTACCGGATCGAGCTCGTCCAGTGGCCACCCGGCCATCCCGCTGGCATGACGGTGGCCGATTTCGGCTGA
- a CDS encoding GIY-YIG nuclease family protein — protein sequence MTIPERRPDHVPTDEARIEEALRLLSSAPVGLDVAVKRLSRGSGVYAWWADTSVLPDLPGPPNENDPSLRLLYLGRATSLRGRILRNHLRRSGSSTLRRTLAGLLVDEGYRTTWTDRVVLLPQDEARLTAWMHAHLSLTWAEDPESAMIEAELVRRLHPPLNVHGVDPEHLQAGVIAAKESYHASSRPAEPS from the coding sequence ATGACCATTCCTGAACGGCGCCCCGACCACGTCCCTACCGACGAAGCTCGGATCGAAGAAGCCCTGCGGCTGCTCTCGAGCGCACCGGTCGGACTCGACGTCGCTGTCAAGCGGCTCAGCCGTGGCAGCGGTGTCTACGCCTGGTGGGCCGACACCTCGGTTCTTCCCGACCTCCCAGGTCCGCCGAATGAGAACGACCCGTCGCTTCGGCTGCTGTACCTCGGACGTGCGACCAGCCTGCGCGGGCGGATCCTGCGCAACCATCTGAGGCGTTCGGGCAGCTCGACGCTGCGCCGCACGTTGGCCGGGCTTCTGGTGGACGAGGGGTACCGGACGACCTGGACCGACCGTGTCGTCCTGCTGCCGCAGGACGAGGCGCGGCTGACCGCGTGGATGCACGCGCACCTGAGCCTGACCTGGGCGGAGGACCCAGAGTCGGCGATGATCGAGGCTGAGCTCGTCCGGCGTCTGCACCCGCCACTCAACGTGCACGGCGTCGACCCCGAACACCTCCAGGCCGGCGTGATCGCCGCCAAGGAGTCGTACCACGCGAGCAGCCGCCCCGCCGAACCCTCGTGA
- a CDS encoding YciI family protein, which produces MAKFVTIGYGDQAGYDQTDAAVRDAAHAHDDRLRQDGVDMGLAGQPVQVRNHDAAQVTTQDGPFMASALPVAGFAVIEAATLAEAIDIASRTPCAVAHGVVEVWPLQESP; this is translated from the coding sequence GTGGCGAAGTTCGTGACCATCGGGTACGGCGACCAGGCCGGCTACGACCAGACCGACGCGGCCGTACGCGACGCGGCCCATGCGCACGACGACCGCCTGCGCCAGGACGGGGTCGACATGGGCCTCGCCGGCCAGCCCGTGCAGGTACGGAACCACGACGCGGCCCAGGTGACCACGCAGGACGGCCCCTTCATGGCCTCCGCGCTCCCGGTCGCCGGCTTCGCCGTCATCGAAGCAGCCACGCTGGCCGAGGCCATCGACATCGCGTCGCGTACACCGTGCGCCGTCGCGCACGGCGTGGTCGAGGTCTGGCCGCTGCAGGAGTCACCGTGA
- a CDS encoding LacI family DNA-binding transcriptional regulator: MRQDAAGQRPERGQGRDAGMSVIGEPAAGMPTIDEVAAAAGVSKTTVSHVLSGNRPVAAATRARVEQVIAELGFQPSSVARSLKASRSHTVALVVPDVTNPFYPALARGLQSSLEADGYLNLLADTHGDPGRERIFIADAVARRVDGIVLAGLALSSADLAATVRAGIPVVSVGGQLADAGIDVVTADDARIAADAVRYLAGRGHQRIATVAGAQGNPPGRARLDGFRRGLTEAGLRADADLQIVSDWTRDGGFEGTAGLLALPYPPTAVFCANDLMAIGALDAARAAGVDVPSGLAVIGVDDIDAAALVDPPLTTMKIPAFDIGHTTGSLLLERIRAPRRHIPRRSVLVGHQLITRRSA; this comes from the coding sequence ATGCGTCAGGATGCTGCGGGGCAGCGGCCCGAGCGGGGGCAGGGGCGGGACGCGGGTATGAGCGTCATCGGCGAGCCCGCCGCCGGGATGCCGACGATCGACGAGGTCGCGGCGGCTGCCGGCGTCAGCAAGACCACCGTCTCGCACGTGCTCAGCGGCAACCGGCCGGTAGCCGCGGCCACCCGGGCCCGGGTGGAGCAGGTGATCGCCGAGCTCGGCTTCCAGCCCAGCAGCGTCGCGCGGTCGTTGAAGGCCAGCCGCTCACACACCGTCGCTCTCGTGGTGCCGGACGTGACCAACCCGTTCTACCCGGCCCTGGCCCGCGGACTGCAGAGCAGCCTGGAGGCCGACGGCTACCTCAACCTCCTCGCCGACACCCACGGTGACCCGGGACGCGAGCGGATCTTCATCGCCGACGCGGTGGCCCGCCGGGTCGACGGCATCGTGCTCGCCGGCCTCGCGCTCTCCTCGGCCGATCTCGCCGCGACCGTACGCGCCGGCATCCCCGTGGTGTCCGTCGGCGGCCAGCTCGCCGACGCCGGCATCGACGTGGTGACCGCCGACGACGCGCGCATCGCCGCCGACGCGGTCCGCTACCTGGCCGGGCGCGGACACCAGCGGATCGCGACGGTCGCGGGCGCGCAGGGCAACCCGCCCGGCCGGGCCCGCCTGGACGGCTTCCGGCGCGGCCTGACCGAAGCCGGCCTGCGGGCGGACGCGGACCTGCAGATCGTCAGCGACTGGACCCGCGACGGCGGGTTCGAGGGCACCGCCGGGCTCCTCGCGCTGCCGTACCCGCCGACGGCGGTGTTCTGCGCCAACGACCTGATGGCGATCGGTGCCCTGGACGCCGCCCGGGCTGCCGGCGTGGACGTCCCGTCGGGTCTGGCCGTCATCGGTGTCGACGACATCGACGCGGCGGCGCTCGTCGACCCGCCGCTGACCACGATGAAGATCCCGGCGTTCGACATCGGCCACACCACGGGCTCGCTGCTGCTGGAACGCATCCGGGCGCCGCGCCGGCACATCCCGCGCCGCAGCGTCCTGGTCGGGCACCAGCTGATCACCCGCCGCTCGGCCTGA
- a CDS encoding ADP-ribosylglycohydrolase family protein yields MHDVLDPRDTVPDELAQLASSGYDVAHLRPLLADALDNGEQARLSSVREALNRADRHPGWTYREPAERSAILAELTHPVTPTPWQGTAEELTDRIHGAWLGRCAGCCLGKPVEGLTRAEVGRYLAAAGADPLTDYLPLLDPLPTGVSHLHESAPFASRGRFTMTPRDDDLDWTILGLHLLETYGPQLTTTDIAREWLDRLPFTQTFTAERAAYRNLLHGLRPPATATTDNPYREWIGALIRADMWGYTNPGDPARAVEFALTDAVLSHVGNGIYGEMWAAALVATAFTAPDARTALDTARTWIPSRSRLREAQDRVLELFDAGKPWGEATDILHGELGHYNWVHTINNAVWISAGLLWGAGDYTRTLELTMRSGDDTDSNGATAGSVFGALHGRAAIPERWTAPLGGAVRSAIRDFDRTPIAELAQRTSRLALTSLGQVTR; encoded by the coding sequence ATGCATGACGTCCTCGACCCGCGTGACACGGTGCCCGACGAACTGGCCCAGCTGGCCAGCAGCGGCTACGACGTCGCGCACCTGCGGCCGCTGCTCGCCGACGCGCTCGACAACGGCGAGCAGGCGCGGTTGTCCTCGGTGCGCGAGGCGCTCAACCGCGCCGACCGGCACCCCGGCTGGACCTATCGTGAGCCGGCCGAGCGGAGCGCGATTCTCGCCGAGTTGACGCACCCGGTCACCCCGACACCGTGGCAGGGCACCGCCGAGGAGCTGACCGACCGCATCCACGGCGCGTGGCTGGGCCGCTGCGCCGGTTGTTGCCTGGGCAAGCCGGTGGAGGGACTGACCCGGGCCGAAGTCGGCCGGTATCTGGCCGCAGCGGGAGCCGACCCGCTCACCGACTACCTCCCGCTGCTGGACCCGCTGCCGACCGGGGTGAGCCACCTGCACGAGTCGGCGCCGTTCGCCAGCCGAGGCCGGTTCACCATGACCCCGCGCGACGACGACCTCGACTGGACCATCCTCGGCCTGCACCTGCTGGAAACGTACGGTCCGCAGCTGACGACCACGGACATCGCCCGGGAATGGCTGGACCGGCTGCCGTTCACCCAGACCTTCACCGCCGAGCGCGCCGCCTACCGCAACCTGCTGCACGGGCTGCGACCGCCGGCCACCGCCACGACGGACAACCCGTACCGGGAGTGGATCGGCGCGCTGATCCGGGCCGACATGTGGGGTTACACGAACCCGGGCGACCCGGCCCGCGCGGTGGAGTTCGCCCTCACCGACGCGGTGCTGTCGCACGTCGGAAACGGAATCTATGGCGAGATGTGGGCGGCGGCTCTCGTCGCGACGGCGTTCACCGCGCCGGACGCGCGGACAGCGCTGGACACGGCCCGGACCTGGATCCCGTCGCGCAGCCGGCTGCGCGAGGCCCAGGACCGGGTGCTGGAGCTGTTCGACGCCGGCAAACCCTGGGGTGAGGCCACCGACATCCTGCACGGCGAGCTCGGCCACTACAACTGGGTGCACACCATCAACAACGCGGTCTGGATCAGCGCGGGACTGCTCTGGGGCGCCGGTGACTACACCCGGACCCTCGAGCTGACGATGCGCAGCGGTGATGACACCGATTCCAACGGCGCGACCGCCGGATCGGTCTTCGGCGCCCTGCACGGCCGTGCGGCGATCCCGGAGCGCTGGACGGCCCCGCTGGGCGGCGCGGTCCGCAGCGCCATCCGCGACTTCGACCGCACGCCGATCGCGGAGCTGGCCCAGCGGACCTCCCGGCTCGCGCTGACGTCGCTCGGGCAGGTGACGCGATGA
- a CDS encoding nucleoside hydrolase, translated as MSAAPTPQRPLRVIIDTDPGLGAPGADIDDGLAIALALASPELIVEGLTIVNGNVDTTAGTANALALLERLGRTDVPVFVGAGAPLRRDMAPVHELFARVLPDAGVPTARPVTRPRPEHAAVWLADTVLAAPGEITVLAIGPMTNLALALALRPEMAGAVREFVIMAGAATTYAQNITPVGDFNAYVDPEALDVVLRSGAPVRMVGLDQTMRVRLTRAHAARMREVGSPFALWAADCTDAWISFLHAAFPSRPEHVDGCFLHDPLTVAAVLRPDLVRFEPAHVQVEMGSELCRGLVVADRGLSLTPPAGPPNAAVAVDTEVDAFVEFFLDRLLAAAPSVETPASDRS; from the coding sequence ATGAGCGCCGCGCCGACCCCGCAGCGTCCGCTGCGCGTGATCATCGACACCGACCCGGGTCTGGGCGCGCCGGGCGCGGACATCGACGACGGCCTGGCCATCGCGCTCGCCCTGGCCTCGCCGGAGCTGATCGTCGAAGGCCTGACCATCGTCAACGGCAACGTCGACACCACCGCCGGCACCGCCAACGCCCTCGCCCTGCTGGAGCGGCTCGGCCGCACCGACGTGCCGGTGTTCGTCGGCGCGGGCGCGCCACTGCGCCGGGACATGGCGCCCGTGCACGAGCTCTTCGCCCGGGTCCTGCCCGACGCCGGCGTGCCGACGGCCCGACCGGTGACCCGGCCGCGCCCGGAACACGCCGCCGTGTGGCTGGCCGACACCGTGCTCGCCGCGCCGGGTGAGATCACGGTGCTGGCCATCGGACCGATGACCAACCTCGCCCTGGCCCTGGCCCTACGTCCGGAGATGGCCGGCGCGGTCCGGGAGTTCGTCATCATGGCGGGCGCCGCGACCACCTACGCACAGAACATCACGCCCGTCGGGGACTTCAACGCCTACGTCGACCCCGAAGCGCTCGACGTGGTGTTGCGCAGCGGCGCCCCGGTGCGCATGGTCGGCCTGGACCAGACCATGCGGGTCCGGCTCACCCGCGCGCACGCGGCGAGGATGCGGGAGGTGGGCAGTCCGTTCGCGCTCTGGGCCGCCGACTGCACCGACGCGTGGATCAGCTTCCTGCACGCCGCGTTCCCCTCGCGGCCCGAACACGTCGACGGGTGCTTCCTGCACGACCCGCTGACCGTGGCCGCCGTGCTGCGGCCCGACCTGGTCCGATTCGAGCCCGCACACGTGCAGGTGGAAATGGGCAGCGAGCTGTGTCGCGGCCTGGTCGTCGCCGACCGTGGGCTGTCGCTCACCCCTCCCGCCGGCCCACCCAACGCCGCCGTCGCCGTCGACACCGAGGTCGACGCGTTCGTGGAGTTCTTCCTCGACCGGCTGCTCGCCGCGGCGCCCTCGGTCGAGACACCCGCATCCGATCGTTCCTGA
- a CDS encoding ABC transporter substrate-binding protein has product MASLRLGRLLAGTAAALTALTLAACGGSADAPGAAPLHKADDLKDPTSKVVLTYAGAAYDAKALEPVFAAFTKAHPTIEIKYESVPFDQLNSVLSVRLGSGNADLDLFDTDMPRTAAYQGRGWLTDLTPAFGDLSGKIDKASVDAATVDGKLVAMPLQTSSQLLYYNKTLLTKAGIALPSADPAQRMTWEQISADGRKAQQSGAKWGLLLDQVDRYYQLQPLAESLGGGPGGEGKGNLTPTVDNAAWRKAFTWYGQQFADKVSPRGVPTAQTSDLFAAGQVAFYPGGPWWAPKFLGAKGLDFGVAAYPAFAGGKPVTPTGAWSLGLNPNSKNRDAALIFMKFMALDGGGFSQYITDLAVPPANVAGTEKYYAQKTFTDPKMNGAVALLKHELADTATIRLKTTGYIEFEDIMGRAFTDVINGVDAGTALKKAQSELDAAWAKYRK; this is encoded by the coding sequence ATGGCGTCACTTCGCCTCGGCCGGCTGCTCGCCGGCACGGCCGCGGCCCTCACCGCGTTGACCCTCGCCGCCTGTGGCGGCTCCGCCGACGCCCCCGGGGCCGCGCCGCTGCACAAGGCCGACGACCTCAAGGACCCGACGTCGAAGGTCGTGCTGACCTACGCCGGCGCCGCCTACGACGCCAAGGCCCTCGAACCGGTCTTCGCCGCGTTCACCAAGGCACACCCCACCATCGAGATCAAGTACGAGAGCGTGCCGTTCGACCAGCTCAACAGCGTGCTGTCGGTCCGGCTCGGGTCCGGCAACGCCGACCTGGACCTGTTCGACACCGACATGCCGCGCACCGCCGCCTACCAGGGCCGCGGGTGGCTGACCGACCTCACCCCGGCGTTCGGCGACCTCAGCGGCAAGATCGACAAAGCCTCCGTGGATGCCGCCACGGTCGACGGCAAGCTCGTCGCGATGCCGCTGCAAACCTCCAGCCAACTCCTGTACTACAACAAGACCCTGCTCACCAAGGCCGGCATCGCGCTCCCGTCGGCCGATCCCGCTCAGCGCATGACGTGGGAGCAGATCAGCGCGGACGGACGCAAGGCGCAGCAGTCCGGGGCCAAGTGGGGCCTGCTGCTGGATCAGGTCGACCGGTACTACCAGTTGCAGCCGCTCGCCGAATCACTCGGCGGCGGTCCGGGCGGCGAGGGCAAGGGCAACCTCACCCCGACCGTCGACAACGCCGCGTGGCGCAAGGCGTTCACCTGGTACGGCCAGCAGTTCGCCGACAAGGTCTCCCCGCGCGGCGTGCCGACCGCGCAGACCTCGGACCTGTTCGCCGCCGGTCAGGTGGCGTTCTACCCGGGCGGACCCTGGTGGGCGCCGAAGTTCCTCGGCGCGAAGGGCCTCGACTTCGGTGTGGCGGCGTACCCGGCCTTCGCCGGCGGTAAGCCGGTCACCCCGACCGGCGCGTGGTCGCTCGGACTCAACCCGAACAGCAAGAACCGCGACGCCGCGCTGATCTTCATGAAGTTCATGGCGCTCGACGGCGGCGGGTTCAGCCAGTACATCACCGACCTGGCAGTGCCGCCGGCGAACGTGGCCGGCACCGAGAAGTACTACGCGCAGAAGACGTTCACCGACCCCAAGATGAACGGCGCGGTCGCACTGCTCAAGCACGAACTGGCCGACACCGCCACCATCCGGCTCAAGACCACCGGCTACATCGAGTTCGAGGACATCATGGGCCGCGCCTTCACCGACGTCATCAACGGCGTCGACGCCGGCACCGCGTTGAAGAAGGCCCAGTCCGAGCTGGACGCCGCCTGGGCCAAGTACCGCAAGTGA
- a CDS encoding carbohydrate ABC transporter permease: MAQPAVTSPHDPATRAASPLLAGTAPVTGAGSAHRTSRVRSRARAKRRDSLAAAGFLAPVLACLVLLRLLPAASALIDSLYSRLPGSLLPAEFVGLDNFTALFASPGFRTSLTQTLVFNLLVNPIQILAALALAVLMTRRLPGTGLWRTLVFLPSAVPMLGSTIVWGIALRPDGPVNGVLGLFGIGPQPFFTSAGQVLWSLILLASWIGVGYWMMFLIAGIQDIPPVYYEAARIDGAGPVRTFFAVTLPLLRRPLLFVLVADTVANFVLFAPIQVLTNGGPQDSSNLLMYDVFRHAYQLSDPHTAAAELIVLLTIMLAVVALQFRLLTGKETG; this comes from the coding sequence ATGGCACAGCCCGCCGTCACCTCCCCCCACGACCCCGCCACCCGTGCGGCGAGCCCTCTGCTGGCCGGCACGGCTCCCGTCACGGGTGCGGGTAGCGCCCATCGGACGAGCCGGGTCAGGTCCCGGGCCCGGGCCAAGCGGCGCGACAGCCTCGCCGCGGCCGGTTTCCTCGCCCCGGTGCTGGCCTGCCTCGTGCTGCTGCGTCTCCTTCCGGCGGCCAGCGCGCTCATCGACAGCCTCTACAGCCGGCTGCCCGGCAGCCTGCTCCCGGCCGAGTTCGTCGGCCTGGACAACTTCACCGCCCTGTTCGCCAGCCCCGGCTTCCGGACGTCGCTCACCCAGACCCTGGTGTTCAATCTGCTGGTCAACCCGATCCAGATCCTGGCCGCCCTGGCCCTGGCGGTGCTGATGACCCGCCGACTGCCCGGGACCGGACTGTGGCGCACCCTGGTGTTCCTGCCCAGCGCCGTGCCGATGCTCGGCTCCACCATCGTCTGGGGCATCGCGCTGCGCCCGGACGGTCCGGTCAACGGTGTGCTCGGGCTGTTCGGCATCGGCCCACAGCCGTTCTTCACCTCCGCCGGCCAGGTGCTGTGGAGCCTGATCCTGCTCGCCTCCTGGATCGGCGTCGGCTACTGGATGATGTTCCTCATCGCCGGCATCCAGGACATCCCGCCGGTCTACTACGAGGCGGCCCGCATCGACGGGGCCGGCCCGGTGCGCACCTTCTTCGCGGTGACCCTGCCGCTGCTGCGCCGGCCGCTGCTGTTCGTGCTGGTCGCCGACACCGTCGCCAACTTCGTCCTCTTCGCGCCGATCCAGGTCCTCACCAACGGCGGCCCGCAGGACAGCTCCAACCTGCTCATGTACGACGTGTTCCGCCACGCGTACCAACTGTCGGATCCGCACACCGCTGCCGCCGAACTGATCGTCCTGCTCACGATCATGCTGGCCGTCGTGGCGCTGCAGTTCCGCCTGCTCACCGGCAAGGAGACGGGATGA